In Brachypodium distachyon strain Bd21 chromosome 2, Brachypodium_distachyon_v3.0, whole genome shotgun sequence, one genomic interval encodes:
- the LOC100825400 gene encoding RING-H2 finger protein ATL66, with translation MAAQEGAAGSPGMRVRYGADMDDSNFALHGRAVPLLVGLLCLVVVSVAVSLYLRWACRRRQRQRRSNDPEATSSSSAPAPTMPGLDADSINRLPVTLYSPPPSALKKKGGGGDTGEEEQAAAECSICIVELVAGDKVKALPPCGHCFHPDCVDAWLRSQPSCPLCRTLLVAAKPLAVDGSGDSPV, from the coding sequence ATGGCGGCGCaggagggcgcggcggggAGCCCGGGGATGAGGGTGCGGTACGGCGCCGACATGGACGACAGCAACTTCGCGCTGCACGGCCGCGCCGTCCCGCTGCTGGTGGGGCTGCTctgcctcgtcgtcgtctccgtcgccgtcAGCCTCTACCTCCGCTgggcctgccgccgccgccaacgccaacGTCGCTCCAACGACCCGGAGGccacgtcgtcgtcctccgctCCGGCGCCCACGATGCCCGGCCTCGACGCGGACTCCATCAACCGGCTGCCCGTCACGCTCTACAGCCCGCCGCCTTCCGccttgaagaagaagggcggcggtggcgacactggcgaggaggagcaggcagcggcggagtGCTCCATCTGCATCGTGGAGCTGGTGGCCGGGGACAAGGTGAAGGCGCTGCCCCCCTGCGGCCACTGCTTCCACCCGGACTGTGTCGACGCCTGGCTCCGGTCTCAGCCCAGCTGCCCGCTCTGCCGCACGCTCCTCGTTGCCGCCAAGCCGCTCGCCGTCGATGGCTCCGGCGACTCCCCCGTGTGA